One genomic window of Tatumella citrea includes the following:
- the lpxP gene encoding kdo(2)-lipid IV(A) palmitoleoyltransferase encodes MKKSKGFRFSFLNPKYFMLWLGIGLLWCLVKLPYPLLLALGKQLGSWSQPFLKRRKSIASQNIRLCFPGMSQQDQDIFLQRNFESLGLGLIETGMAWFWSDKRIRKWFDVEGLDNLRCAQEGRRGVMCVGVHFMSLELGGRVMGICQPMMATYRPHNNPLMEWIQTRGRLRSNKEMIDRRDLRGMVGKLKQGEAVWFAPDQDYGSKGSSFVPFFGVNNVATTNGTYVLSRLSRAALLTITLVRKPDGKGYKLHIEAPLQDFPATETMAAAYMNRVIEKEIMRAPEQYMWVHRRFKTRPLGEASLYV; translated from the coding sequence ATGAAAAAGAGTAAAGGGTTCAGGTTCAGCTTTTTGAATCCAAAGTATTTTATGTTGTGGCTGGGTATTGGCTTGCTGTGGTGTCTGGTGAAGCTGCCTTATCCGTTACTACTGGCACTTGGTAAACAACTGGGTTCCTGGTCACAGCCTTTCCTTAAACGGCGGAAATCTATCGCCAGCCAGAATATCCGGTTATGTTTTCCCGGGATGAGTCAGCAGGATCAGGATATCTTTCTGCAACGAAATTTTGAGTCTCTCGGTCTCGGGCTAATCGAGACCGGGATGGCATGGTTTTGGTCTGACAAACGAATCCGTAAATGGTTTGATGTCGAAGGACTGGACAACCTGCGTTGTGCTCAGGAAGGACGACGGGGTGTGATGTGTGTGGGTGTTCACTTTATGTCGCTGGAGCTGGGCGGCAGGGTGATGGGGATTTGTCAGCCAATGATGGCGACCTACCGCCCGCACAATAATCCATTGATGGAGTGGATACAGACCCGTGGCCGGTTACGCTCCAATAAAGAGATGATTGACCGTCGTGATTTGCGCGGTATGGTCGGAAAGTTAAAACAGGGCGAGGCTGTCTGGTTCGCACCTGATCAGGACTACGGTAGTAAAGGCAGTTCATTCGTACCGTTCTTTGGTGTGAATAACGTCGCAACGACTAACGGGACCTATGTACTTTCACGGTTATCACGTGCAGCACTGCTGACGATTACTCTGGTGCGTAAACCGGACGGTAAGGGTTATAAACTGCATATTGAAGCCCCGTTGCAGGACTTCCCGGCGACCGAAACAATGGCAGCGGCTTATATGAACCGGGTGATCGAGAAAGAGATCATGCGTGCTCCTGAGCAGTACATGTGGGTGCATCGGCGGTTTAAAACCCGGCCGTTGGGTGAAGCCTCTCTGTATGTCTGA
- a CDS encoding helix-turn-helix domain-containing protein, translating into MLPALPEIREVFHPAGTFISLHQHPEGQLTFVTRGTSTIMTSEGWWLASPGQAIWIIPQCPHSASYSESSQVIQLMLPQSLAGGLPGDCKTLNVSSLLRELLLEALAFRRPGRDNSDISLVWQLILHQVTHAPETLTLFIPQGQDRRLQQVTWHLKQDPGNEQTLPELAEQHGCSSRTLARLFRAETGMTFTRWRDHLRVITAVDRLSQGQPLHRVATELGYQSANSFSTMFSRLLGAPPGRYMRQMAAAESLPDYPSEI; encoded by the coding sequence ATGTTGCCAGCTTTACCGGAAATCAGAGAGGTGTTTCACCCTGCAGGTACTTTTATCAGCCTTCATCAGCATCCCGAAGGTCAGCTAACCTTTGTCACCCGGGGAACCTCCACCATCATGACCAGTGAAGGCTGGTGGCTGGCTTCGCCGGGGCAGGCCATCTGGATCATTCCGCAATGCCCTCACAGTGCCTCATACAGTGAATCTTCACAGGTAATTCAGCTTATGCTGCCACAGTCACTGGCCGGTGGCCTGCCAGGGGATTGCAAAACCCTGAATGTTTCCAGTCTGCTGCGTGAACTGCTGCTGGAAGCACTGGCGTTCCGCCGTCCCGGACGCGATAACAGTGATATCAGTCTTGTCTGGCAGTTGATATTGCATCAGGTAACCCATGCCCCTGAAACACTGACCCTGTTTATCCCCCAGGGACAGGACCGCCGGTTGCAGCAGGTCACCTGGCATCTGAAGCAGGATCCGGGCAATGAGCAGACGCTGCCGGAACTGGCAGAACAACATGGTTGCAGTAGCCGGACACTGGCGCGATTATTTCGTGCAGAAACCGGCATGACGTTTACCCGCTGGCGCGATCATCTGCGGGTAATTACAGCGGTGGACAGGTTGAGCCAGGGACAACCCCTGCATCGGGTAGCAACGGAACTGGGATATCAGTCAGCCAACAGCTTTTCGACCATGTTTAGCCGTTTGCTGGGGGCACCGCCGGGGAGATATATGAGGCAGATGGCGGCCGCGGAATCTCTCCCTGACTACCCTTCAGAGATATAA
- a CDS encoding NADPH-dependent FMN reductase, with protein sequence MTNTPLRIAGYAGSLRQDSYSKIVLDALMSMLPAGTHTETLSVGDFPFYNQDLETADGPAQVIRARHQVAEADALLMVVPEFNHGIPGVLKNALDWLSRPAFHSVMAGKPVFFVTLSQGMLGGVRAQYQMRETLASMLCQLYPLPEVAITYAGQKVTEGRLTDEATCQHLDKILQQFLRQVNAARGAL encoded by the coding sequence ATGACAAATACCCCTTTACGAATCGCCGGATATGCCGGCAGCCTGCGCCAGGACTCTTACAGTAAGATTGTGCTGGATGCTCTGATGAGCATGCTACCGGCAGGTACTCACACCGAAACCCTCAGTGTCGGTGATTTTCCTTTTTATAATCAGGACCTGGAAACGGCAGATGGCCCGGCGCAGGTCATCCGGGCCCGCCATCAGGTGGCAGAAGCAGATGCATTGCTGATGGTAGTACCGGAGTTCAATCATGGTATTCCGGGCGTGCTGAAGAATGCCCTCGACTGGTTATCACGACCAGCGTTTCACAGCGTAATGGCCGGAAAGCCCGTGTTCTTCGTCACTCTGTCTCAGGGAATGCTGGGCGGCGTGCGGGCGCAGTATCAGATGCGTGAAACCCTGGCATCGATGCTGTGCCAGCTCTATCCGCTGCCGGAAGTCGCAATTACCTATGCCGGGCAAAAAGTCACTGAAGGACGGCTGACAGATGAGGCGACTTGCCAGCATCTGGATAAAATCCTGCAGCAGTTTCTGCGCCAGGTAAATGCCGCAAGAGGAGCGCTATGA
- a CDS encoding XapX domain-containing protein: MMQLFYALLAGLSVGVFFSWLKLPLPAPPTMTGIIGAFGVFAGSVIFRTLSNYFH; the protein is encoded by the coding sequence ATGATGCAGCTATTTTATGCACTGCTGGCTGGCTTATCGGTCGGGGTATTCTTCTCATGGCTGAAACTCCCTTTACCGGCACCGCCGACCATGACCGGGATTATCGGTGCTTTTGGCGTGTTTGCCGGCAGCGTTATTTTCCGCACCCTGAGCAATTACTTCCATTAA
- the rbsK gene encoding ribokinase, protein MFQSERRQKIYAWLEEYERATVTGLAEQFGVTKETIRSDLNALAAEGRIERCHGGATVIRRSLNSRLIAESGETFEVLLARINHQQQSRKILQGEAMNGKVCILGSFNVDIVARVERFPKGGESLLAKGSSLGPGGKGANQALAASCAGAKVHFVSKVGSDQFSQFAFDHLTSSDIHSLRLWQSENEPTGNAIIYVSEANGENMIAIYPGANKTLTSSEIADMAEDLADSEILLVQLENNFDATLNAIRLAKELSVRVVLNPAPVSEEIISWLPMVDILTPNETEASVLSGIEVKDVESAKQAARKIADLGARQIIITMGSRGALLYDGQQFQHIPSFPALSVDTTGAGDAFNGAFVAALAAGESEVQAATFASAFASLAVEREGASNMPSREQAVSRLSRR, encoded by the coding sequence ATGTTTCAGTCTGAAAGACGTCAGAAAATTTATGCATGGCTGGAAGAATATGAACGAGCCACAGTCACCGGTCTTGCAGAGCAGTTTGGCGTGACGAAAGAAACTATCCGCAGCGATCTGAACGCACTGGCGGCTGAAGGGCGGATTGAACGCTGCCACGGCGGTGCCACAGTGATCCGCCGTTCGCTGAATAGCCGGCTGATTGCTGAGTCCGGTGAGACCTTCGAAGTGCTGCTGGCCAGAATAAATCATCAACAACAATCGCGGAAAATACTGCAAGGGGAAGCTATGAACGGCAAGGTCTGCATTCTTGGGTCATTTAATGTCGATATCGTGGCCAGAGTGGAGCGTTTTCCGAAAGGCGGTGAATCGCTGCTGGCAAAAGGAAGTTCACTGGGGCCCGGAGGGAAAGGTGCTAACCAGGCTCTGGCCGCCAGCTGTGCCGGAGCAAAGGTCCATTTTGTCTCGAAAGTGGGCAGCGACCAGTTCAGCCAGTTTGCTTTTGATCATCTGACATCGTCCGATATTCATTCACTACGGCTCTGGCAGTCAGAAAATGAGCCGACCGGTAATGCCATCATCTATGTCTCGGAAGCTAATGGCGAAAATATGATTGCCATCTATCCGGGGGCGAACAAAACCCTGACCAGCAGCGAAATTGCTGATATGGCCGAAGACCTGGCGGATTCAGAAATATTGCTGGTACAGCTGGAAAATAATTTTGATGCCACCCTGAATGCTATTCGCCTGGCAAAGGAATTATCGGTGCGGGTGGTACTGAATCCGGCCCCGGTATCCGAAGAAATCATTAGCTGGTTACCCATGGTCGATATTCTGACACCTAACGAAACCGAAGCCTCTGTGCTCTCCGGCATTGAAGTTAAGGATGTTGAATCCGCAAAACAGGCCGCCCGCAAAATTGCCGACCTGGGGGCGCGACAGATCATTATCACCATGGGGTCCCGTGGTGCGCTGTTATATGACGGCCAGCAATTCCAGCATATCCCGTCGTTTCCTGCACTCAGTGTGGATACCACCGGAGCAGGTGACGCTTTTAATGGTGCTTTTGTCGCAGCATTGGCTGCCGGCGAAAGTGAAGTTCAGGCAGCAACCTTTGCTTCTGCATTTGCATCGTTGGCGGTGGAACGCGAGGGGGCATCAAATATGCCTTCCCGCGAGCAAGCCGTCAGCCGTTTGTCCCGCCGCTGA
- a CDS encoding dihydrodipicolinate synthase family protein, whose protein sequence is MKAIEGIVPVMLTPFTADNQVDYPGLARLIDWYLAQGVDALFAVCQSSEMQFLSLEERVELAEFVVRQVDGRIPVIASGHISDDLAAQKAELSAMAETGIDALVLVTNHLDPQQQGTEVFMSNLQQLLDTLPASVPLGLYECPAPYRRLLSDEEFSFCANSGRFVVLKDVSCDLPTVKRRVALAEGTPLNIINANAAIAWPAIQAGSRGFSGVFTNFHPALYVWLYHHGAKHQALADELAIFLSLAAVTETLGYPKNAKIWHQRLETFSSPHCRVTKDNVLEKYWGLEVILDQIWRGTAQWQQRITQQGSH, encoded by the coding sequence ATGAAAGCGATTGAAGGCATTGTTCCGGTGATGTTAACCCCATTCACTGCAGATAATCAGGTGGATTATCCGGGGCTGGCACGACTGATTGACTGGTATCTCGCTCAGGGTGTGGATGCTTTGTTTGCCGTTTGCCAGTCCAGCGAAATGCAGTTCCTGAGTTTAGAAGAGCGGGTAGAACTGGCTGAGTTTGTGGTGCGTCAGGTGGATGGACGGATACCGGTCATTGCTTCCGGACATATCAGTGATGATCTTGCAGCACAGAAAGCAGAACTGAGTGCGATGGCCGAAACCGGTATTGATGCACTGGTGCTGGTGACTAACCATCTGGATCCGCAACAGCAGGGCACTGAAGTGTTTATGTCTAACCTGCAGCAGTTGCTGGATACACTACCAGCCTCTGTGCCTCTGGGATTGTACGAATGCCCGGCACCGTATCGCCGTTTACTCAGTGATGAGGAGTTTAGCTTCTGTGCTAACAGCGGTCGTTTCGTGGTGCTGAAAGATGTCAGCTGTGATCTGCCGACAGTGAAACGTCGCGTCGCGTTAGCTGAAGGGACACCACTGAATATCATCAATGCCAATGCAGCAATCGCCTGGCCGGCCATTCAGGCAGGGTCGCGTGGCTTCAGTGGCGTATTTACTAACTTCCATCCGGCACTCTATGTCTGGCTGTATCATCATGGCGCAAAACACCAGGCACTGGCCGATGAACTGGCAATTTTCCTGTCGCTGGCAGCAGTAACCGAAACTCTGGGCTATCCGAAGAATGCAAAAATCTGGCACCAGCGGTTGGAGACTTTCAGCAGCCCGCACTGCCGTGTAACCAAAGATAACGTGCTGGAAAAATACTGGGGCCTCGAAGTGATCCTCGACCAAATCTGGCGTGGCACGGCGCAGTGGCAGCAGCGCATTACTCAGCAGGGTAGTCACTGA
- a CDS encoding YhcH/YjgK/YiaL family protein yields the protein MLLSQARSQDAGFQAFHPVIRQALTWIEAQDFSQMVPGKYDILPDNQMFCLVQQAVTAPAERQRPESHFRYVDIQYLLSGEENIGVCRYQASFPQDGEASHEKDIVFYQSVGEETVISLRPGMFAVFFPEDVHRPCCQLDQPQPITKAVIKINLSLFNGS from the coding sequence ATGTTGCTGTCACAGGCCCGGTCTCAGGATGCAGGATTTCAGGCCTTTCACCCGGTAATTCGCCAGGCACTGACATGGATTGAAGCGCAGGATTTCTCGCAAATGGTGCCGGGAAAATACGATATTTTGCCAGACAACCAGATGTTCTGTCTGGTGCAGCAGGCGGTAACCGCACCGGCGGAAAGACAGCGTCCGGAATCTCATTTTCGCTATGTGGATATCCAGTATCTGTTAAGTGGTGAAGAGAATATTGGCGTTTGTCGCTATCAGGCCAGCTTTCCGCAGGACGGGGAAGCCAGCCATGAAAAAGATATCGTCTTTTATCAGTCGGTCGGTGAAGAAACAGTAATTTCGCTGCGTCCGGGGATGTTTGCGGTGTTTTTTCCGGAGGATGTCCACCGGCCCTGTTGCCAGCTGGACCAGCCGCAGCCGATCACCAAAGCCGTCATAAAAATAAATCTGAGTTTATTTAACGGGAGCTAA
- a CDS encoding MFS transporter: protein MPRLRWVLIVILLLAAIVNYLDRANLSIANTTIAAEFGFSPTQMGLLLSAFLWPYALANLPAGWLVDKFGPKSMFSWALGLWSGMTFLMAFVNGYSFFYGLRMLLGIAESPFFTSGITLTHRWFSEKERGLPTAIINTGSQIANALAPPILTVLMLSLGWRGMFITISLCGIPLLLAWIKFYRDPNAREDALLHAGQRTVTASPQQCSGASWGSLFRHRTTWFMIIGNFSIMFTIWVYLTWLPGYLERSLGFSLKTTGWLASLPFLAGILGVLVGGFISDRLVRRGVRAITSRKVPVVAGAALAGCFVAPIPFVDSTPMAITLLTIGYFFSQMPQGALWALASDIAPKEQVASLGAIQNFGGFLGAAMAPIVTGVILQMTGQFTNVFLLGGGLLIVGAISYGLFVCQPLSEE, encoded by the coding sequence ATGCCCCGGTTGCGCTGGGTACTGATAGTTATCCTGCTGTTGGCCGCGATAGTAAACTACCTCGACCGGGCAAACTTAAGTATTGCTAATACCACTATTGCCGCAGAATTTGGTTTTTCACCCACTCAGATGGGCCTGCTGCTGTCAGCATTTCTCTGGCCGTATGCGCTGGCAAATCTGCCGGCAGGCTGGCTGGTGGATAAGTTTGGTCCAAAATCGATGTTCTCCTGGGCTCTTGGCCTGTGGTCAGGAATGACGTTTCTGATGGCATTCGTTAACGGCTATTCATTTTTCTACGGGCTGCGGATGTTGCTGGGAATTGCTGAATCGCCGTTTTTTACTTCCGGTATCACTCTGACTCATCGCTGGTTCAGTGAGAAAGAGCGTGGTTTGCCAACGGCAATCATTAATACCGGTTCACAGATAGCCAATGCACTGGCTCCACCGATTTTGACTGTGCTGATGCTGAGCCTGGGCTGGCGCGGAATGTTTATCACCATTAGTTTGTGTGGCATTCCGCTGCTGCTGGCATGGATTAAGTTCTACCGCGATCCGAATGCCAGGGAAGATGCTTTGCTGCATGCGGGGCAACGTACGGTCACGGCCAGCCCACAGCAGTGTAGTGGCGCCAGTTGGGGCAGCTTATTCCGCCACAGAACAACCTGGTTCATGATTATTGGCAATTTTTCAATCATGTTTACTATCTGGGTCTACCTGACCTGGTTACCGGGATATCTTGAGCGCTCTTTAGGATTTAGCCTGAAAACCACCGGCTGGCTGGCCTCTCTGCCATTTCTGGCGGGTATTTTGGGGGTGCTGGTGGGTGGGTTTATCTCTGACCGGCTGGTGCGTCGGGGGGTGCGGGCTATTACGTCGCGCAAAGTGCCGGTTGTGGCAGGAGCCGCACTGGCAGGGTGTTTTGTTGCACCTATTCCGTTTGTCGACAGCACCCCGATGGCGATTACTCTGCTGACCATTGGCTACTTCTTCTCGCAGATGCCACAGGGCGCATTATGGGCGCTGGCTTCAGATATAGCACCTAAAGAGCAGGTTGCTTCACTGGGCGCGATTCAGAACTTTGGCGGCTTTCTGGGGGCTGCAATGGCGCCGATTGTTACCGGAGTGATTCTGCAAATGACCGGCCAGTTTACCAATGTGTTTCTGTTGGGCGGGGGATTGCTGATTGTGGGTGCCATCAGTTATGGCTTGTTTGTCTGTCAGCCGTTGAGCGAAGAATGA
- the fsa gene encoding fructose-6-phosphate aldolase, whose translation MELYLDTASIDDIQRLARIYPISGVTTNPSIIAASGRPVWEVLPQIRELIGSHGKLFAQVISHNAQGMVSEAQQLRESVDDLIIKVPVTSEGLVAIRQLKQLGIPTLGTVVYSAVQGLMAALAGAEYIAPYVNRVDAQGGDGIRMVEELQNLLNLHAPDSKILAASFRTPLQATRCMLAGCAAITLPTDVIDLFLAAPAVTAAVDKFDSDWQRVFNRPGL comes from the coding sequence ATGGAACTTTATCTGGATACTGCCAGCATCGATGATATTCAACGACTGGCCCGTATTTATCCGATTAGCGGTGTTACCACTAACCCAAGTATCATCGCGGCCAGCGGTCGCCCGGTTTGGGAAGTGTTGCCACAGATCCGTGAATTGATCGGTAGTCACGGCAAACTGTTTGCCCAGGTGATCAGTCACAATGCACAAGGTATGGTCAGTGAAGCCCAACAGCTGCGTGAGAGTGTGGATGATCTGATTATCAAAGTGCCGGTGACCAGCGAAGGTCTGGTAGCCATCCGCCAGCTGAAACAGCTGGGCATTCCGACCCTGGGAACCGTAGTCTACAGTGCCGTGCAGGGGCTGATGGCCGCACTGGCCGGAGCGGAATATATTGCGCCTTATGTTAACCGGGTGGATGCTCAGGGCGGGGACGGTATAAGGATGGTGGAAGAGTTACAGAACTTACTGAATCTGCATGCCCCTGACAGTAAAATCCTGGCAGCCAGTTTCCGCACCCCGTTACAGGCTACCCGCTGTATGCTGGCAGGTTGTGCGGCCATTACGCTGCCAACGGATGTAATCGATCTGTTCCTCGCCGCCCCCGCAGTCACTGCGGCGGTGGATAAATTTGACAGTGACTGGCAACGGGTATTTAACCGTCCTGGCTTATAA
- a CDS encoding sugar MFS transporter: MGTNNLFTTPDGKNHLVSFLLLTCLFLVLGFSTGLIDVLNKHFQNTLNISKAESALVQFANYLGYFFMAIPAGIVARKMGYKFGILSGLVLIAAGAFCFILASRSGDYLAFLLGLFILATGLTCIETIANPYAAIMGTPGKGASRLNLSQSVTGIGLILGPLIGGHFILSSTGDVSTSNDTLIVPYLLIGVAVLLLSVVFLCRRMPDITPPEDSATDSGSAGGSLWSKPHFVLAVVVQFFYVAGQTGIFSFFINYVVDHSPLFSSVTAQWLPASWSWHSAEGWRFTERGASQLLAFGGFGLFMLGRFTGGLLLSRYQSHKTLAVFSLINCLLMVVTLLANGWVGIVALTLSFYFMSIMFPTIFALGIAGLGARTKQASSYLVMAIVGGAVMPMVMGAITDKWSMSAGFIMPLTCFVIIGLYALYWRRLKNPPVNDRLLSTTHS; this comes from the coding sequence ATGGGCACGAATAATTTATTCACTACGCCTGATGGGAAGAACCATCTCGTATCGTTTTTATTACTGACCTGTCTGTTTTTAGTACTTGGTTTTAGCACCGGATTAATTGATGTACTGAACAAACATTTCCAGAACACCCTGAATATCAGTAAAGCCGAATCCGCTCTGGTACAGTTTGCCAATTATCTCGGTTATTTCTTTATGGCGATTCCGGCCGGTATTGTCGCCCGTAAAATGGGCTATAAATTCGGAATTCTCAGCGGGCTGGTGCTGATTGCGGCCGGGGCATTTTGCTTTATTCTTGCCAGCCGCAGTGGCGACTATCTGGCTTTTTTACTGGGTCTGTTTATTCTGGCAACCGGGTTGACCTGTATCGAAACCATTGCCAACCCTTACGCAGCGATTATGGGTACGCCCGGGAAAGGGGCATCACGGCTCAATCTGTCACAGTCTGTCACCGGTATCGGTCTGATCCTCGGTCCGCTGATTGGCGGACACTTTATCCTCTCCTCCACCGGCGATGTATCCACCAGTAACGACACACTGATTGTCCCGTACCTGCTGATCGGTGTGGCAGTATTACTGCTCAGCGTGGTGTTTTTGTGTCGTCGGATGCCGGATATCACTCCGCCGGAAGACAGTGCCACCGACAGTGGCAGTGCCGGCGGTAGCCTGTGGTCTAAACCCCACTTTGTGCTGGCCGTGGTGGTGCAGTTCTTCTACGTGGCAGGCCAGACCGGGATCTTCAGCTTTTTCATTAACTACGTCGTCGACCATTCGCCGCTGTTCAGCAGTGTGACTGCTCAATGGCTGCCGGCCAGCTGGAGCTGGCATTCAGCAGAGGGCTGGCGTTTTACCGAACGTGGAGCATCACAGCTGCTGGCCTTTGGCGGGTTTGGTCTGTTTATGCTTGGCCGGTTTACCGGAGGGTTGCTGCTGAGCCGTTATCAGTCGCATAAGACCCTGGCCGTATTCTCGCTGATTAACTGTCTGCTGATGGTCGTCACTCTGCTGGCCAATGGCTGGGTGGGTATCGTTGCCCTGACCCTGAGTTTCTATTTTATGTCGATCATGTTTCCGACCATTTTTGCACTGGGGATCGCCGGGCTGGGAGCCAGAACCAAGCAAGCCTCTTCCTATCTGGTGATGGCTATTGTTGGTGGCGCAGTCATGCCAATGGTGATGGGTGCCATCACGGATAAATGGTCTATGTCAGCCGGATTTATTATGCCGCTGACCTGTTTTGTGATCATCGGATTGTATGCCCTGTACTGGCGCCGGTTAAAAAATCCCCCGGTCAATGATCGCCTGTTATCAACCACTCATTCCTGA
- a CDS encoding carbohydrate kinase family protein, whose translation MMRIACYGEGLIDFTQQGNAFVPHPGGSPYNVAVALARLGCRTEFCSQLSTDMFGQQLVDYLQQNNVGTSHILRSQAPSTLAFVATPENAEPEYAFFSQGAADVIPEPGQPFPQPEADYHHFGSISLMQEPCGSFWEKYLTKRQGFISFDPNIRSSLIPDRSAWLQRLDRILEYTSLLRLSIVDLQWIDPDSSVEKFARRILERGVKMVAVTAGEQGAHLFTRQHTLHQPAASIQVIDTIGAGDTFTAGFLSVLSRSVTQDAASQQLLLAEALKAGCLAAALNCRQKGANPPDRRALEQAMRQ comes from the coding sequence ATGATGCGGATTGCTTGTTACGGTGAAGGGCTGATTGATTTTACCCAGCAGGGTAATGCGTTTGTCCCGCATCCTGGCGGTTCACCTTACAATGTGGCCGTAGCGCTGGCGCGTCTGGGCTGTCGGACCGAATTTTGCTCGCAGCTCAGTACTGATATGTTCGGTCAGCAACTGGTGGACTATTTACAGCAAAATAATGTGGGCACCTCACATATTCTGCGCAGCCAGGCCCCTTCTACCCTGGCCTTTGTCGCGACTCCGGAAAATGCAGAACCGGAATATGCCTTTTTTTCACAGGGGGCGGCAGATGTTATCCCTGAACCCGGTCAGCCATTTCCGCAGCCTGAGGCGGATTACCACCATTTCGGTTCGATTTCGCTGATGCAGGAACCCTGCGGTAGCTTCTGGGAAAAGTATCTGACAAAACGTCAGGGATTTATTTCGTTTGATCCGAATATCCGTAGCAGCCTGATCCCGGATCGTTCAGCGTGGCTGCAACGACTCGATCGGATCCTTGAATACACCAGTCTGCTGCGACTGAGTATTGTTGATCTGCAATGGATCGATCCCGACAGCAGCGTGGAGAAATTTGCCCGGCGAATCCTGGAACGGGGGGTGAAAATGGTCGCGGTCACGGCCGGTGAGCAGGGAGCGCATCTGTTTACCCGGCAACATACTTTACATCAGCCAGCCGCCAGTATTCAGGTCATTGATACCATCGGGGCGGGCGATACCTTTACCGCCGGTTTCCTGTCGGTACTGAGTCGTTCTGTTACACAGGATGCCGCCAGCCAACAGTTACTGCTGGCCGAGGCACTAAAAGCGGGCTGTCTGGCCGCCGCATTAAACTGCCGGCAAAAAGGGGCCAACCCACCGGACAGAAGAGCGCTGGAACAGGCCATGCGGCAGTAA
- a CDS encoding ureidoglycolate lyase: MSTVPLIEATAENLAPYGKLLGLPDRQPTLARGDIDYYHHIADSGDFTAHPVTSYLISYPRPPRLELIERHRQTEETFIPLTGHSVMVLGRPGPLNTDQLVAIHLDGSFGIQLRRDTWHFAPFALDCEATYLLLSGKDSAPDIEVLPVSARDIALPDTAEVSL, encoded by the coding sequence ATGAGCACTGTCCCGCTGATAGAGGCCACTGCGGAGAATCTGGCCCCCTATGGAAAGTTACTCGGCTTACCGGATCGCCAGCCTACTCTGGCCAGGGGTGATATCGATTACTATCACCATATTGCCGATTCCGGTGATTTTACCGCCCATCCGGTCACCAGTTATTTAATCTCTTATCCTCGCCCTCCCCGGCTGGAACTGATTGAGCGCCACCGCCAGACCGAAGAGACATTTATACCGTTAACCGGACACAGTGTTATGGTGCTGGGCCGCCCCGGACCTCTGAATACCGACCAGTTAGTGGCGATTCATCTGGATGGCAGTTTTGGTATTCAGCTACGTCGTGATACCTGGCACTTTGCGCCTTTTGCCCTGGACTGTGAAGCCACCTATCTGCTGCTGTCCGGCAAAGATTCCGCTCCGGATATTGAAGTGCTTCCGGTCAGCGCCCGTGATATTGCCTTGCCAGACACCGCGGAGGTTTCGCTATGA